The Solanum dulcamara chromosome 2, daSolDulc1.2, whole genome shotgun sequence region CCCGACGATAAACTTGGTCGGAACTTTAACTTGAGCCCCTGTCCATGGTGCTGTGAGTTCCCAATTTCTGCATTTCATAAGACACAATTTTAGGATGTATGTTTTaccaaaaagtaaataaattgcGCAACTCCAACTTCAAATCCCAAATATACATCACAATGCATGTATGAAGAAATTGATCAAGACAATCTAAAAGATACTACTAGGATCTATGTTGCTCAAGACTCTTTAGAAATGCTTTCGAATAcgtgtcggatcctccaaaaactATGTATTTTGAAGGATCTAACACAAGTGTGTCACCAGTTTTGGAGAGTCTGAACAACATAGAATACAATAGTGTTCATGAACATCAAAATCATCTTGACTTCCTAGAAAACATGATAATTTATATCGTTAGTTAGGTTCAGATTTGTTTCATACTAATAAGTTTCCAGTAATTTGTCATCTAAGCCAAATGAAGGGTTTTTAATTAGTCTGTTTGGCCAAACTTTCATGATTTATTATTCTCCCAAAGTGTTTTTTATGTGAAGTACTTTCCCAAAAAGTACTTTTGAAGAGTAGCAGctaatcaatttaaaaaatactattATCAATATTAGAGCAATAACTTGTACTTGGCCAACGTTCTAGGAATGCATACGgatgaaagatatttttttcaacttcCGAAAAATGGTTTTTGCTACTACTCAAagtacttattttttttcctaaaagtTTAGCCGAACACCTCAACTTTCTAGAATAAGCACTTTTGGCTTCTGAAACATAGCCAAACATGCTATAAAATCTCATACTTATTCCTATGCCAACatacaagtctcaaaataaaactaaaattcTCTTGACAAAGATCAAAGCTAATGCAATTGTAAATGCAACAACTAAACCTTAATCCTATATAGTCGAAACAAATGCGAACTATATAAGCATACAACTAACGTGTCGAAAAAATGCAATTAAATTTACGTTATAACAGAAGACGAGGAACACTTACTTGGGTAAAGCTCGGTAATAGTTAACTGCACACGTGAAACCAGTCTGCTCAAACTTCCTAGCATAGTAATCCAACTCTTCCTCAGAAAGCCAAGATGAAAGTGCAATCGGAGCATCAGGGATAGCCTCAAGGCCTTTTCCTTTAGGAAAATAAAGTGGTGCAGGATCGCGGTATGTCAAAATTTTCTTAAGAACAGACTTAGCACCAATTGGAGCAAATTCAGCTTCAATTTCGCCCGGTACCTGCAGGGTAAAATCATGGTAAACTTGCTGCTTCAAATAGGCTCTTCCTTCTGTCGTTGTAATCTTTGGTTGACTCAAGTCAAGAAAACTTCATATAACCAACATGATTTAGTATATTGCCATTTTGTGGTTTAAAAAGATTCATAAAAGCATGGTAGCATATTAGTTACTGTACAATAAATCTTGCACTTTCCTAGATATTTGCATATCAAATTTATATATCAAGAGTGAGTCTGGCAAAATACGTCACAGGTTGATGCTATGAAAAGGTTGTGTTTAGTATAAGCTCGTTTTACCATATCCTGTACCAGCTAGTGAGAAACACTTTGTGCAATATAGAACAAGCCACCAAGGAGACGGAGAGCATTGTCTTGTTCCGTCCATAGTATTAGTCGTAGTTTTACTCTTGTAGTGTCTTGTTCTTCGATTTTGTtactacactgggtatgttgttgttcaTACTAAAGGCTGTGAACATTCTACAGAAAGTATTGAATATTCCCCAGAAAACATGTAAAAAATCCCTATATCAAACAGAAACGAAACAGATACACAGACAAAACAGAGAGAACCTGAAATCTCGAAATATAATGATCTTCCCCATATACAGCCTTTAGCCACTCAACAATATTCATCTTTGGGTTCCTTGGGGGAAAATGAACACTCAAATTCACCAAGGCTTTAACTTTATCTGGCCTAAAAAGGCATAAATGCCAAGCAATTGTGGCACCCCAGTCATGCGCAACAACAAACACATTGTTTTCATTAGGAGCAATGGCTTCAAGCAGTGCTATAAGATCACCCACTAGGTGAAAGATACTGAACTTTGAAGGGTCGTTAATGGGTGCACCAGTAGTATCTCCATAACCCCTTAAGTCAGGGCTCACAGCATGGTAGCCGCGTTCAGCTAAGTAGACAATTTGGTGGCGCCATGAGTACCTGTTGCGGAAGATTGGGGGTTAAATATCATAGAACCAAATCAAATAGAGACGAGGAAG contains the following coding sequences:
- the LOC129881003 gene encoding uncharacterized protein LOC129881003 isoform X1, giving the protein MEKIEHKMVAVNGLNMHIAELGQGPTILFIHGFPELWYSWRHQIVYLAERGYHAVSPDLRGYGDTTGAPINDPSKFSIFHLVGDLIALLEAIAPNENNVFVVAHDWGATIAWHLCLFRPDKVKALVNLSVHFPPRNPKMNIVEWLKAVYGEDHYISRFQVPGEIEAEFAPIGAKSVLKKILTYRDPAPLYFPKGKGLEAIPDAPIALSSWLSEEELDYYARKFEQTGFTCAVNYYRALPKNWELTAPWTGAQVKVPTKFIVGEFDLVYHKPGAKEYIHNGGFKKDVPLLEEVVVLEGAAHFVNQERPDEINKHIYDFIQKF
- the LOC129881003 gene encoding uncharacterized protein LOC129881003 isoform X2; protein product: MVAVNGLNMHIAELGQDPTILFIYGFPELWYSWRHQIVYLAERGYHAVSPDLRGYGDTTGAPINDPSKFSIFHLVGDLIALLEAIAPNENNVFVVAHDWGATIAWHLCLFRPDKVKALVNLSVHFPPRNPKMNIVEWLKAVYGEDHYISRFQVPGEIEAEFAPIGAKSVLKKILTYRDPAPLYFPKGKGLEAIPDAPIALSSWLSEEELDYYARKFEQTGFTCAVNYYRALPKNWELTAPWTGAQVKVPTKFIVGEFDLVYHKPGAKEYIHNGGFKKDVPLLEEVVVLEGAAHFVNQERPDEINKHIYDFIQKF